In Fundulus heteroclitus isolate FHET01 chromosome 8, MU-UCD_Fhet_4.1, whole genome shotgun sequence, a genomic segment contains:
- the LOC118563968 gene encoding betaine--homocysteine S-methyltransferase 1-like, with protein MSGTPLATPLGTEFFACFTGAQIVGINCHFDPETCVKTVKLMKEGVEKAGLKAHYMSQPLGFHTPDCNRQGFIDLPEFPFALEPRILTRWDMQKYAREAYNAGIRFIGGCCGFEPYHVRALAEELSPERGFLPAGSEKHDSWGNGLTLHTKPWVRARARRDFWETLKPASGRPFCPSMSKPDEWGITKGHADLMQQKEPTSKEQLNALFEKATHNA; from the exons ATGTCAGGCACTCCCTTGGCCACCCCTTTAGGAACAGAgttctttgcttgttttacagGGGCCCAGATTGTTGGCATTAACTGTCACTTTGACCCGGAGACCTGCGTGAAGACTGTGAAGCTGATGAAGGAGGGAGTGGAGAAGGCCGGTCTGAAGGCCCACTACATGTCCCAGCCGCTGGGCTTCCACACCCCCGACTGCAACCGGCAGGGATTCATCGATCTTCCCGAGTTCCCGTTCG CTCTGGAGCCCAGGATCCTGACCAGGTGGGACATGCAGAAATATGCCCGGGAAGCATACAACGCCGGCATTCGCTTCATCGGCGGCTGCTGCGGATTCGAGCCTTACCACGTCCGTGCTCTGGCTGAGGAGCTGTCGCCTGAGCGGGGTTTCCTGCCCGCTGGCTCCGAGAAGCACGACAGCTGGGGGAACGGCTTGACGCTGCACACGAAGCCCTGGGTCAGAGCTAG GGCCCGTCGGGACTTCTGGGAGACACTAAAGCCCGCCTCCGGGCGTCCATTCTGTCCATCCATGTCCAAGCCCGATGAATGGGGCATTACCAAAGGACACGCTGACCTGATGCAACAAAAAGAGCCCACCAGCAAGGAGCAGCTCAACGCTCTTTTTGAGAAGGCCACCCACAATGCCTGA